Proteins encoded by one window of Lathyrus oleraceus cultivar Zhongwan6 chromosome 1, CAAS_Psat_ZW6_1.0, whole genome shotgun sequence:
- the LOC127086775 gene encoding vacuolar protein sorting-associated protein 2 homolog 2: MNLNIFKKKTSPKEALRQSKREMSVATRGIEREIASLQMEEKKLVAEIKREAKTGNEAATRILARQLVRLRQQITNLQGSRAQIRGVATHTQALYASTSISTGMKGATKAMVAMNKQMAPAKQAKVIQEFQKQSAQMDMTIEMMSESIDETLDKDEAEEESEELTNQVLDEIGVDIASQLSSAPKGRIASRNTENVAARSESQDVEELEKRLASLRRI; this comes from the exons ATGAACTTGAACATCTTCAAGAAGAAAACCTCACCCAAAG AAGCTCTAAGGCAAAGTAAGAGAGAAATGTCTGTTGCGACTAGAG GAATTGAAAGAGAGATAGCATCACTTCAGATGGAG GAAAAGAAGTTGGTGGCAGAGATTAAAAGAGAAGCAAAAACTGGAAATGAG GCTGCTACAAGAATCCTGGCTCGTCAACTTGTTAGGTTACGCCAACAGATAACCAATTTGCAGGGAAGTCGTGCTCAGATCAGGGGTGTAGCAACTCACACACAG GCATTGTATGCAAGCACTTCAATCTCTACAGGGATGAAGGGGGCAACTAAAGCAATGGTAGCAATGAATAAG CAAATGGCACCGGCAAAGCAGGCTAAAGTGATTCAGGAATTCCAAAAACAATCAGCACAAATGGACATGACG ATTGAGATGATGTCAGAATCTATTGATGAAACTTTAGACAAAGATGAAGCCGAGGAAGAATCAGAAGAGCTTACTAACCAG GTTCTTGATGAAATTGGAGTTGATATTGCATCCCAG TTATCTTCTGCTCCGAAAGGTCGGATTGCTTCAAGGAATACTGAAAATGTTGCTGCAAG ATCAGAATCCCAAGATGTTGAAGAACTTGAAAAGAGATTGGCTTCTCTCCGAAGAATATAA